CGTAATGTTTTCTGGAGTTTTGCCTATGATGACTGGTACAGAGATAAGATAAGAGGACCTCAATATGCTTATGATATAGTGATGCGAAATCTCCATAACGGAGCAATTATATTGCTGCATGCTGTTTCAAAAGATAATGCCGATGCTCTTGATATGATTATTAAAGGTATAAAAGAAAGAGGTTATACTATAGGAACCCTTGACGATATTGAATAAATGTCATAAATATTTTTCTTTTGAAATAAAGAGGTAGTTTGATGGCTGCAAATAGAATGAAAAAGAATGTTCACCGTAAAGATGAAAAGCCCAAAGTAAGATTAAAGGAAAAAATAACTGAAGCTCTTGAGCTCCCAAAAGAGGTTATATTAAATATACCCAAGATAACTATATTCGGGTGTAAAGATATACTTATAGAAAATTACAAGGGAATTATTGAATATGATAATGAAAGAATCAGGATAAATACTGGTTCTGGTGTCATTAAAATAACCGGAAGTAATTTAAACATAAGAGAAATTACTTCTGAGGATGTTATTGTAAACGGAATAATCGATTCAATAGAGTTTCTCAGATAGCAGAAACCATGGAGGAGACTTATGCTGCTTCTTAAGCTGTGGAACTTCATTAGAGGCTATATTGTTATTTGTGTAGAGGGATATTTTCTGGAGAAATTTCTGAATATTTGTACCCATAGGCAAATTTTTCTTTGGGATATAAAAAAGCACAAGGGAACCAGTCTTATAATGAAAATCAGTATAAGAGGGTTCAGGGCTTTACGCCCGATTGCAAGAAAGACAAAGTGCAGAGTGTCTATTATAGATAAAAAAGGATTGCCCTTTATGCTTAACAGATACAGAAGGAGAAAAACATTTGTTGCCGGGGCTTTTATTTTTATAGCGGTAATATATTTTTTAACTTCATTTATCTGGGAAGTCGAAGTGTCCGGAAATAAAGAACTGGACCAGCAATATCTATTGGACAGACTCTCTGCGGTCGGAGTGAAACCGGGGGTAATAAAATATGGAATAGATACTGATAAAGTCGTAAACTATTTAATGCATAATATTAAGGAACTGTCCTGGGTAAGTGTTTCTCTGAGAGGTACGAAGGTAAAAGTTGAAGTAGCCGAAAGAAGAGAGATACCTGAGCTTATTGATATTAATACACCATGTGATATTGTAGCGGCAAGAGATGGTATTATCAAAAATATAATAGTTAAAAACGGTGTAGGAGTGCAAAAAGCGGGAGATACCGTTGTAAAGGGGCAGGTACTTATTTCTGGTTTAATACCCATCAGAGGTACTGATGGGGAAGTAAAGCCGGTTCATGCCATGGGTTCTGTAATTGCGAGGACCTGGTACGAAGAAAATGTTAAAGTGAGCCAGCAGGTTATAGAAAAAGTTAGAACGGGAAATTATGTAGACAATATTTATATTTCCTTAATAATCAAATCATTTAATTTAATTAACAGAGAGATAAAATTTGAAAACTATGATAAAATAGAGATAAAAAAAAGAGTTAAACTTGGAGAAGATATTATACTTCCTCTTGAATATGTAATCGAGAGGTATTATGAGGAGAAAGATGTAATTAAGGAAATAGATATTGAAGAAGCTAAAGAGCTTGCCGCTATTGAGGCGGAAAAAAATGTACTTGAAAAAATCCCCGACAATGCTAAGATAGTAAAAAGTGATTTGGAATATATTGATTTAGAAGATGGTACAACTATTGCAAGAATGACGGTGGAATGTGAAGAAGAAATCGGGGTAAAAAAAAGATTGGAGGAAACTGATTGAGCAATCTAACAGAAAAAACCATCAAGTTTGATAGCATAGAACAGGCTATGAGCCTGTTCGGGAATTATGATGAGAATATTAATCTGATTGAAGAGAATATAGATGTTAAGCTTATATCAAGAGATAATGAAATAAAAATAGTGGGAAATGAAGAAGACGCAAACACTGCAAAGGCAGTAATAGAGCGATTAATTGAAATAGCAAAGCAAGGAGACGAGATTACAAGGCAGAACGTTTTATATCTTACCCGCCTTGCAAAAGAAAAACAGTTTGGGGAAATAAAAGATTATTTAGTAGATTATATTAGTATCAGCGCACGGGGAAGGCAAATAAAGCCTAAAACCCACGGACAACAGATATATGTTGATTCAATAAAAAGAAATGATATAGTTTTTGCCATAGGTCCGGCTGGGACAGGCAAGACATTTTTAGCTGTAGCAATGGCTGTTACAGCATTCAAAAATAAAGAGGTAAGCAGAATTATCCTTACACGGCCGGCTGTTGAGGCTGGTGAAAAACTGGGTTTTCTTCCCGGGGACCTGCAAAATAAGGTTG
This region of Clostridiaceae bacterium genomic DNA includes:
- the yqfC gene encoding sporulation protein YqfC; this encodes MAANRMKKNVHRKDEKPKVRLKEKITEALELPKEVILNIPKITIFGCKDILIENYKGIIEYDNERIRINTGSGVIKITGSNLNIREITSEDVIVNGIIDSIEFLR
- the yqfD gene encoding sporulation protein YqfD produces the protein MLLLKLWNFIRGYIVICVEGYFLEKFLNICTHRQIFLWDIKKHKGTSLIMKISIRGFRALRPIARKTKCRVSIIDKKGLPFMLNRYRRRKTFVAGAFIFIAVIYFLTSFIWEVEVSGNKELDQQYLLDRLSAVGVKPGVIKYGIDTDKVVNYLMHNIKELSWVSVSLRGTKVKVEVAERREIPELIDINTPCDIVAARDGIIKNIIVKNGVGVQKAGDTVVKGQVLISGLIPIRGTDGEVKPVHAMGSVIARTWYEENVKVSQQVIEKVRTGNYVDNIYISLIIKSFNLINREIKFENYDKIEIKKRVKLGEDIILPLEYVIERYYEEKDVIKEIDIEEAKELAAIEAEKNVLEKIPDNAKIVKSDLEYIDLEDGTTIARMTVECEEEIGVKKRLEETD
- a CDS encoding PhoH family protein, whose protein sequence is MSLFGNYDENINLIEENIDVKLISRDNEIKIVGNEEDANTAKAVIERLIEIAKQGDEITRQNVLYLTRLAKEKQFGEIKDYLVDYISISARGRQIKPKTHGQQIYVDSIKRNDIVFAIGPAGTGKTFLAVAMAVTAFKNKEVSRIILTRPAVEAGEKLGFLPGDLQNKVDPYLRPLYDALYEMLGTETYQKYLERGIIEVVPLAYMRGRTLNDSFIILDEAQNTTPEQMKMFLTRIGFGSKAIITGDITQIDLPSDKKSGLKEVTKIIKDIKGIDFVYLTEKDVVRHELVQKIIKAYERYENKNKDK